From the Phyllostomus discolor isolate MPI-MPIP mPhyDis1 chromosome 7, mPhyDis1.pri.v3, whole genome shotgun sequence genome, one window contains:
- the ZBTB38 gene encoding zinc finger and BTB domain-containing protein 38: MTVMSLSRDLKDDFHSDTVLSILNEQRIRGILCDVTIIVEDTKFKAHSNVLAASSLYFKNIFWSHTICISSHVLELDDLKAEVFTEILNYIYSSTVVVKRQETVTDLAAAGKKLGISFLEDLTDRSFSNSPGPYVFCITEKGVVKEEKNEKRHEEPAITNGPRITNAFSIIETENSNNMFSPLDLRASFKKVSDSMRTTSLCLERTDVCHEAEPVRTLAEHSYAVSSVAEAYRSQPVCEHAGSSPDKTGKENGEALTAKPKTCRKPKTLSMPQDSEPTTEEMPPPPVTNVEVHQESSPQPAAVLSGSKSPNNEGEVLLPREDENKSSDVPGPPAAEVPPLIYNCSSCSKSFDSSTLLGAHMQLHKPTQEPLVCKYCNKQFSTPNRLDRHEQICMRSSHMPIPGGNPRFLENYPTIGQNGASFTRPESLLSGNRLGEFSSTGSTLPEMDHMVKFVNGQMLYSCAVCKRSYVTLSSLRRHANVHSWRRTYPCHYCNKVFALAEYRTRHEVWHTGERRYQCIFCLETFMTYYILKNHQKSFHAIDHRLSINKKTANGGLKPTVYPYKLYRLLPMKCKRAPYKSYRNSSYENARENRQMNEPAPGPYVIQNPCSSELPTLNFQDSANTMTNSPAVPLETSTCRDRPISANIQNAEGTKWGEEPLKVDLDNNFYSTEVSVSSTENAVSSDLPAGNMPTLPLSNGSENSASVISYSGSAPSVIVHSSQFSSVIMHSASVAAMSSTNHRAPSDPPVSQPGQGDSKPEPDKVGRVVSRPKSIKEKKKTVPCNRGEMPEESSYVADPGESLSKTTNVIKETSKIETYIAKPALPGTSTNSNVAPLCQITVKIGNEAIVKRHILGSKLFYKRGRRPKYQVQEETLPRESDPETNRDSPLELCQSECVDMSEMFDDASDQDSTDKPWRPYYNYKPKKKSRQLRKMRKVNWRKEHENRSPSSKYKYPAELDCAVGKAPQEKAFEEEENKEMPKLQCELCDGDKASGAGNQGRPHRHVTARPYTCELCAKQFQSPSTLKMHMRCHTGEKPYQCKTCGRCFSVQGNLQKHERIHLGVKEFICQYCNKAFTLNETLKIHERIHTGEKRYHCQFCFQSFLYLSTKRNHEQRHIREHNGKGFACFQCPKICKTAAALGMHQKKHLFKSPSQREKSEGDMYQENSDPLENPQFMDSEDNDQKDNVQTIVGSL; encoded by the coding sequence ATGACAGTCATGTCCCTCTCCAGGGACCTCAAGGACGACTTTCACAGTGACACAGTGCTCTCCATTTTAAATGAGCAGCGCATCCGAGGCATTTTATGTGATGTCACTATCATTGTCGAAGACACCAAATTCAAAGCCCACAGCAATGTCCTGGCTGCTTCGAgcctttatttcaaaaatatcttttggaGCCATACAATCTGTATTTCCAGCCATGTCCTGGAGCTGGATGATCTCAAAGCCGAAGTGTTTACAGAAATCCTTAATTATATCTACAGCTCCACAGTCGTCGTCAAGAGACAGGAAACAGTCACTGATCTTGCAGCTGCAGGAAAAAAGCTGGGAATCTCCTTCTTAGAAGATTTGACCGATCGCAGCTTCTCAAATTCCCCAGGCCCCTATGTATTCTGCATTACTGAAAAGGGAgtggttaaagaagaaaaaaatgaaaaaaggcatGAAGAACCAGCCATCACTAACGGGCCAAGGATCACAAATGCGTTTTCCATCATTGAAACGGAAAATAGTAATAACATGTTTTCCCCACTGGACTTGAGGGCAAGTTTCAAAAAGGTCTCCGACTCCATGAGAACCACAAGCCTTTGCCTGGAGAGGACTGATGTCTGTCACGAGGCAGAGCCTGTCCGCACCCTGGCGGAGCACTCCTATGCTGTTTCTTCCGTGGCCGAGGCGTACCGGAGTCAGCCTGTATGTGAACATGCTGGCAGCTCACCCGataaaacagggaaagaaaatggCGAGGCTCTTACTGCAAAACCGAAAACATGCCGGAAGCCAAAGACACTTTCCATGCCCCAGGATTCTGAACCAACCACAGAAGAGATGCCACCCCCACCAGTAACCAACGTGGAAGTTCATCAGGAAAGCAGTCCACAGCCAGCTGCCGTTCTTTCTGGTTCAAAGTCTCCCAACAATGAAGGAGAGGTCCTTCTTCCCAGGGAAGATGAAAACAAGTCCTCTGACGTCCCTGGGCCGCCAGCAGCGGAGGTTCCACCTCTCATTTACAACTGTAGCTCTTGCTCCAAATCCTTTGACAGTAGTACTTTGCTGGGTGCCCACATGCAGCTGCACAAGCCGACCCAGGAGCCTTTGGTGTGCAAGTACTGCAACAAACAGTTCAGCACCCCAAACAGACTGGATCGGCACGAACAGATCTGCATGCGGTCAAGCCACATGCCCATTCCCGGAGGAAATCCACGCTTTTTAGAAAACTATCCTACCATTGGACAAAACGGAGCTTCCTTCACACGTCCAGAGTCTTTATTATCTGGAAACAGGCTTGGTGAATTTTCCAGTACTGGAAGTACCTTGCCAGAAATGGACCACATGGTTAAATTTGTTAATGGGCAAATGCTGTACAGTTGTGCTGTATGCAAGCGTAGTTATGTGACTTTATCCAGCCTTCGCAGACATGCAAATGTCCACTCGTGGAGAAGAACATACCCTTGCCATTACTGCAACAAAGTGTTCGCACTGGCGGAGTACAGGACAAGACATGAAGTTTGGCATACAGGAGAAAGGCGGTATCAGTGCATTTTCTGCCTTGAAACTTTCATGACCTACTACATTCTCAAAAACCATCAGAAGTCTTTCCATGCCATAGATCATAGACTTTCCATCAATAAAAAAACCGCAAATGGAGGCTTGAAACCTACTGTCTATCCGTATAAACTTTATAGGCTCCTGCCTATGAAATGCAAGAGGGCTCCTTATAAGAGCTACCGAAATTCTTCCTATGAAAATGCTCGAGAAAACAGGCAGATGAATGAGCCTGCACCTGGTCCCTATGTTATTCAGAATCCATGTAGCTCTGAATTACCGACACTGAATTTCCAAGACAGCGCAAACACCATGACCAACAGTCCAGCTGTCCCACTGGAAACATCCACATGTCGGGACAGACCCATTTCTGCCAATATCCAAAATGCAGAGGGGACCAAATGGGGAGAGGAGCCCTTGAAAGTTGATCTTGACAATAACTTTTATTCAACAGAGGtgtcagtttcttccactgaaaaCGCTGTCAGTTCAGACCTCCCGGCTGGGAACATGCCCACTTTGCCTCTGAGTAATGGCAGTGAGAACTCAGCCTCCGTGATCAGCTACAGTGGCTCAGCGCCCTCGGTCATCGTACACAGCAGCCAGTTTTCATCGGTAATCATGCACAGTGCCTCTGTGGCTGCCATGTCCAGCACCAACCACAGAGCCCCTTCAGATCCACCTGTCAGTCAGCCCGGGCAAGGCGATAGCAAACCTGAGCCAGACAAAGTGGGGAGAGTGGTCAGCAGACCCAAAAGcattaaggagaaaaagaaaaccgtCCCATGTAACAGGGGAGAGATGCCAGAAGAATCAAGCTATGTTGCTGACCCCGGAGAGTCATTGAGCAAAACCACAAATGTCATTAAAGAAACCAGTAAAATTGAAACCTACATCGCAAAACCTGCTCTCCCCGGAACCTCCACAAACAGCAATGTCGCACCTCTTTGCCAAATAACAGTCAAAATTGGGAATGAAGCCATTGTGAAAAGGCATATCCTGGGATCTAAATTGTTCtataaaagaggaagaagaccCAAGTATCAAGTGCAGGAAGAGACTTTGCCACGAGAGAGTGACCCGGAAACCAACAGAGACAGCCCGCTCGAGCTTTGCCAATCCGAGTGTGTGGATATGAGTGAAATGTTCGATGACGCAAGTGACCAGGATTCCACCGACAAGCCGTGGCGCCCTTACTACAACTACAAACCCAAAAAGAAATCCAGGCAGTTGCgaaaaatgaggaaagtcaaCTGGAGGAAAGAACATGAAAACAGGAGCCCAAGCAGTAAGTATAAATACCCGGCAGAACTGGACTGCGCTGTGGGAAAGGCTCCTCAGGAGAAGGcctttgaggaagaagaaaataaagagatgcCCAAGTTGCAGTGTGAGCTCTGTGATGGAGACAAGGCCTCGGGGGCTGGAAACCAAGGCAGGCCCCACCGGCACGTCACTGCCCGGCCATACACCTGCGAGCTCTGTGCCAAGCAGTTCCAGAGCCCATCCACACTCAAGATGCACATGAGGTGTCATACCGGAGAGAAGCCGTACCAATGCAAGACCTGTGGGCGGTGCTTTTCTGTGCAGGGAAACTTACAGAAGCATGAACGCATCCACCTAGGCGTCAAGGAGTTCATCTGCCAGTATTGCAACAAGGCGTTCACCCTGAACGAGACCCTCAAAATCCACGAAAGAATCCATACTGGCGAGAAGCGTTACCACTGTCAGTTCTGCTTTCAGAGTTTTTTGTACCTCTCCACAAAAAGGAATCACGAGCAGAGGCATATTCGGGAGCACAACGGTAAGGGCTTTGCCTGCTTCCAGTGCCCCAAAATTTGCAAAACAGCTGCTGCCCTTGGCATGCACCAGAAGAAACACTTATTCAAAAGCCCGAGTCAGCGGGAGAAATCGGAAGGTGATATGTACCAGGAAAACTCAGATCCGCTGGAGAATCCACAGTTCATGGATTCAGAAGACAATGACCAAAAGGATAATGTACAAACCATTGTTGGAAGCCTTTGA